From the genome of Vigna angularis cultivar LongXiaoDou No.4 chromosome 11, ASM1680809v1, whole genome shotgun sequence, one region includes:
- the LOC108333767 gene encoding vascular-related unknown protein 1, protein MSSAITKPPTSECDSSEESGWTKYFEDFLNDHRIDDHKCCSVSFSGVDSDSTLFSCAAHKTLTDDDTTQPQDSCFRKRKKIKTALGVDDALEDTATSPVKGSKGKKTTPRERDESLRSDNDQTELKKKGLCLVPMSMIAKYIG, encoded by the exons ATGAGTTCTGCCATAACCAAACCTCCTACAAGTGAGTGCGACTCCTCCGAGGAGAGTGGTTGGACTAAGTACTTTGAGGATTTCCTTAACGACCATCGTATTGATGATCACAAATGTTGTTCTGTGTCTTTCTCTGGTGTTGATAGCGACTCCACCCTCTTTTCCTGTGCTGCTCATAAAACCTTAACTGATGATGACACCACGCAACCTCAGGATTCATGTTTcaggaagagaaagaagatcAAAACTGCTTTAGGGGTTGATGATGCTTTGGAAGATACTGCAACTTCTCCGGTCAAAGGTTCCAAg gGAAAAAAAACTACCCCAAGAGAGAGAGATGAAAGTCTTAGAAGTGACAACGACCAGACAGAACTGAAGAAGAAAGGTCTTTGCTTAGTTCCTATGTCGATGATAGCGAAATATATTGGTTGA
- the LOC108332848 gene encoding homeobox-leucine zipper protein PROTODERMAL FACTOR 2: MEEKEMSDNQLGLKDLEVIYEMDTLQNNNGCGSSAFDSAQFADSAQFADANIPLLDSSSKEDRASDLLLGFSIYTMRSEIIEHAFRGMDELAKIGIAEQPLWQRQQGNSGCEILNDTEYLKQFGEVDTMLSEIVKLMEVGESQNLPSFDTYQTEHPITTTVTPTVTSHSEGSRAMTYINMAPICIVELLMDVNQWSEVFYNIVSKATIVGTLLGGDGSYDNRLQVMSAELHLPTPVLLTRECYFGRYSKQLSHNTWGVVDVSLEKFLPSPTTNFRKKPSGCLIKLMPNGHSKVTWVEHVDVEDSQVDQYFQSLFTSTLAFGASRWINSLIRYGEWLQRLFVTPLVAEEGVFIAQMGRTSLLQLADRMMKTFCGNMSSTADNPWTQMAHSPYVRIMVKNNMEEAGKPPGTSVVFTTSVWLDVSRNRLFNFLRHENSRTKWDLLSHRHTIREFASMLKGENPGNRVSLMRAHNSQGKLVICFLQESYTDSTGSYIVYAPLDASAVAALVHGANPDKVMILPSGFSILPERLQGDEDRNSRSLLTIAFHIVESTTSKPYLAPESIETIYKVISDTVYSITNSVLYHNHRNNWMDDSNF; the protein is encoded by the exons ATGGAGGAGAAAGAAATGTCTGATAATCAGTTAGGACTCAAGGATTTGGAAGTGATTTATGAG ATGGATACCTTGCAAAACAATAATGGGTGTGGATCATCGGCATTTGATTCTGCACAGTTTGCTGATTCTGCACAGTTTGCAGATGCTAATATTCCTTTATTGGATTCTAGTTCCAAAGAAGACCGAGCCAGCGACCTTCTTTTAGGATTTTCTATATATACTATGAGAAGTGAAATCATTGAGCATGCATTTCGTGGCATGGATGAGTTGGCAAAGATTGGCATTGCAGAGCAACCTTTATGGCAGCGACAGCAGGGAAACAGTGGCTGTGAGATTTTGAATGATACTGAATATTTGAAGCAGTTTGGTGAGGTTGATACCATGCTAAGCGAGATTGTTAAGTTGATGGAGGTTGGAGAGTCTCAAAATTTACCTAGTTTTGACACATATCAAACTGAGCATCCAATAACAACTACTGTGACTCCCACTGTAACTTCACACTCTGAAGGTTCAAGAGCTATGACCTATATAAACATGGCACCAATCTGCATTGTTGAATTACTCATGGATGTG AATCAATGGTCTGAAGTGTTTTACAATATTGTCTCAAAAGCGACAATAGTAGGAACTTTGTTAGGAGGGGATGGAAGCTATGATAACAGATTGCAGGTG ATGAGCGCAGAACTTCATTTGCCTACGCCTGTTTTATTGACCAGGGAGTGTTATTTTGGAAGGTACAGCAAGCAGTTATCTCATAACACATGGGGGGTTGTAGATGTATCATTGGAGAAATTTCTTCCTTCCCCGACCACCAATTTTCGGAAAAAACCATCTGGATGTTTAATTAAGTTAATGCCTAATGGACACTCTAAG GTCACATGGGTGGAGCATGTAGATGTAGAAGATAGTCAAGTGGACCAATATTTCCAGTCTCTATTCACCTCCACTCTAGCTTTTGGCGCAAGCCGTTGGATTAATTCCTTAATTCGATATGGTGAATGGTTACAAAGACTATTCGTAACACCGTTGGTTGCTGAAGAAGGAG TTTTTATAGCCCAAATGGGGAGGACCAGTTTGCTGCAACTGGCAGATAGAATGATGAAAACATTTTGTGGAAACATGAGTTCCACCGCAGACAATCCATGGACCCAAATGGCTCATTCCCCATACGTAAGAATCATGGTGAAGAATAACATGGAAGAAGCTGGAAAGCCTCCAGGTACATCCGTCGTTTTCACAACTTCTGTTTGGCTTGATGTCTCCCGGAATCGACTGTTCAACTTCCTCCGCCATGAGAATTCCAGAACCAAG TGGGATTTACTTTCACATAGACATACTATTCGAGAGTTTGCTTCAATGCTGAAGGGTGAAAATCCAGGAAATCGTGTTTCCCTGATGAGAGCCCAT AATTCACAGGGCAAGCTTGTAATCTGTTTTCTGCAAGAGAGTTACACAGACTCAACAGGTTCGTATATAGTGTATGCTCCACTGGATGCGTCAGCTGTGGCAGCTCTTGTACACGGAGCCAACCCTGACAAAGTGATGATCCTACCATCAGGGTTTAGCATTCTTCCTGAAAGGTTGCAAGGAGATGAAGATAGAAACAGTCGAAGTCTTCTAACTATTGCATTCCACATAGTTGAAAGTACCACTAGTAAGCCATATCTCGCTCCTGAATCAATCGAAACCATATACAAAGTCATTTCAGATACTGTTTACTCTATAACAAACTCAGTGCTGTATCATAATCATCGCAATAATTGGATGGATGATTCAAATTTCTAG